From the Centropristis striata isolate RG_2023a ecotype Rhode Island chromosome 5, C.striata_1.0, whole genome shotgun sequence genome, the window GCAGAATCAAATTACTAATAGCTGAtatcttattattataattattataatttagcTCTTCTTTACTCTATTGATATCTTATAGATTAAACAATATTATCTCCCcatgttaaatatgaagctaaaaCACATGTCAAAGCGAGACCTTTTGCGATATTAATTATTCTTATGGTTAGGTATACTGTATGTCCACTGCAATATAGGCCTGCttattaaaaatgattcaaaaggaCAATATGGAGTGGACCATAAAATGCACCATGTAATTCACAAACTTGAAAGGATGTGATTAATGCATATTAGCTTTTGTATGTATTCTGCAGTATTTTACATTTcatctgcataaaaagtactttaacCTTAGTAATAGATGCTTGTCAAGTTGATGATTGCAAATTTTGCGAGTACTGCTACATCTTGCAAAGCAAAGATTTTTGCTGTTCAAAAACATTTAACTGCAGAAATTAAATTCTCCCTCATACAAAGACTGAAACCTTGCACTGTACATAAACCATTCGTAACCCTTTTACTTTCCCTGCTGTCACTAAAGTGCAAAGAACTCTTGAAGAATTGGCAAAGATACAGAAAAACGCCAGAGTATTGTTCTCACAGAAAATAACATTATACTGCACATGCAAACGCTCTTTAAACTCATTCAGATTGAAAGTCCTTTTTCCTTCAACCCCTTTCCTTGGCTGAAcagataattacatttttaattcagtAATTTGATTGATATTAGGCTTAATAAGAGTATCTAAAAATCTGGCGCTAATGTTTCTAGGCAATGTGAGACTATTTTAAGTTGACTTCAATTAAGCTcctatttttgaaaatatacttcATCAAActtgaaatgaaaaatgcatcagAAGCATTGTCGAGCCGTTAAGGGAACAGTCACAACAGTTAATggggagaaaacacaaaatactctCAGAGTAATAAAAGCACGTTAAACGTGTAAAAACAGGACCGACTGTGGGGAAATCACACATAGCCCACACTTACAGTATGCATATTTGCATGATCAGTAACTCACAAATAAGacaaactttataaaaaaaaatataaaatcagttGTGGCATCGTAAGCAACAGCCGGAGCTCCAGCTTTTGTTGTCCAAGGAACCTCAGAATTGACCCTCTCTATGGACACCCAACTGTATGACACATTTCACACTGCTGAATAAAAGTATCAAAGCCAAACAAGAGAAAAATGACTACGGTTTTTAAGCTCATCTTTGTGATTATCAACGAGGAATATCAAAATGACGATTGTCCCAAAACATTGCTGCAGAGTCAGGAGTCCATAGATAGAAAAGTTGTTTTTGGCGTTAAAGGTATGATATGTCCTTTTCCACATTAAGATGTCTAAAAATTATTATACCTATGTTTGATATTTTGTTGAGGTGTGCACTTGAATTATGCCAAATGtttcaaaatcaaaataatggTCTCTTGGTCGCTCATCAATGGCGTTGgttttgtgcatgtgtcagtgttgtgtttgtctgccagaagctgtCATAAATCAAGTTTTTTTCCAGTTTACGCCACATTTTATGATACACTTTTTAGATCTTGGACATTTCTGATTATATAATTTAACCATATGAAGAATTTTATTTTCCCAACATCTGGTTTCTAAGCTCTATACTGATTTTTAAAGTGAAACTACTTATTTGTTCCTTCTTCTTTTTACCAGTTTCCGTCAcctggtgtgtttgttttggacaGGAGAACTCTGTGAATAATTAAGCTCTGGGTAAAAGCCTTCTGACAGacaaacactgaaggaatcctaacTGGTAAAGCTGACTGCAggtgctgcaggctgcagctggATAACACTGAAACCGTTAATGTTGTGATTGAGCAGtggaaaattacatattgtgcaTTCAATTAGACAACTATTTCTGATGACAATAAGGTTATACGCTACTGCCTGCTTTTCATCAACATAGTCTTATTAATGTTTGCAAAGCTGCTCACGCAGTACAAATACTacgtgaaaataaaataaatgagcaGCTAGAATTGGTGGTAGCAAAAGCATGTCATTCAAAAATCAGCATAATGTCAGCCATTGTGCCAAAGTGACAATTATGCGACTAAAATCCATGTGACTCAATACACTGCCACTTTATTTCAGAGGGACAGCCTATAAAACCGCTTGTATAAAAGTTcatcaaatgtttttaaatatgacatgttaTTATCACTGTATTATCATCACTGTATTTGATAAAAGGACCATGCAGTTTGACTTAGTACCCACCACACAGGAGTTGTGTACACATATACAACcttaaaatacaataacaaaTCATTTTAGTACTCCTTCATGACACATGAATTATGTGtactttctttcattttctgaaaatgttcaTGTTTGGCTTGTATTCACAACACAATTCACAACTGTGCTGCTGTATTAAATGTTCAACTTCCAAAAAACGACAAAAGATCAGCGGCGAACCCTCCCAGAATGAGGTCACTACTGAACCTGGAAGACATTGAttttgcttgtgtttttcaGCGTCTGTCGTCGGTTGCAGAACCATACTCTCACAACCTCACGGTCATAGTTCAGCTCTCTTGCAATTTCTGTAATCTCTTGGCCTGTTGGCAATGCATTCTTCTCAAAGTAGGAGTTAAGAACTTCTATCGCCTGTGGTGTGAAACTAGTACGCCGCTTGCGTTTTTTGGATGGTTCACCGCCAACAAACTCCATCAGATTTTGCTGGCCTTTCTGGTTCCAGTGCTCGGCCTCAGCCAGCCACTTCTCCAACACCGGCTTCAGCTTCTGAGCGCTCTTGGGCGTAATATCGAGCTTTTCAAACCTGTGGCACAAAAGAAGGTTGAGCCTAAACAATTTCATGACAACACACTGTTTTAACTGCAtcccattaaaacatttttttttttttttacaagtgacGCATGCAGTTCTCCGCAAAAGTAGACAATGAAACATACAGTTCCCAGTCTTACTTTGATGCAAAGATTTGTACATTAGCCGTAATGAATCACAATATGAAAGTGAAAGTGGTGTTCGGTTACAGTGAGAATGCATGAAAATATTTTGTCCCTAAAATTagttaataatgataaataaccGTGATCCCAATATTATCATATCTTAtcatatcatcatcatgtaaacatcattttggccaatatcttgcAGCCCTACTGTGTATTTTAATGACATCAGCAAATGCACATATACAAAGAGAAAATAGTGCAGAATAATTATAGTACATACAGTACTGATGAGAGCTTCCATATGCAAGGAAACATGAACAGGAGAATATTTTACCTGCAAATGGCAGACTGGCTGTAGGCTGGACCCTCAGTTGCAGTTAGAGCCTGGCCTACTTGTGTCTGGGTAAGCCCCAAGGACAGCCGACGGATCTTGAAATTCTTTGCAAACTCTCGAATCTCTTCTAGATTAATGCCTTCCTCGCTGCTGACTACCTGCTGGGGTTCTACAAATTTAAAGTTTGGTTAAAAATAACTGCCTACTTAAAATGGGTCTATGTTTAGATATGAGAAGCAGGTGTACATACTGCTGACAAGCTGGCCCACTTTTGCTATGTCTCCACAGGTGATGGGTACTGTGGAGGACAGTGTGGTGGAAGTCTTCAGCACAGACGGCTGTGGAGCGATGACAATTGGTGACTGACTGACAGTTGTTACTGAAGCCTAAGGTGGGGGGGGGACAAATGAATTATATTCTTTCATGTAACCTGCATGATGTAGATGGAAAAGTTTAATCATATTTATGTAAATAGTTCAAGAATAGTTACTCAAAGATTATGGATTCATTTAGTTGTCAGTCGTGTGTTTGAGCTTTCAAGTGTAAATACAGAAGACATGAAACAAATATTCATGAAACATACTACATAGTTAGTATGTTACTAcatagagggaaaaaaacacaaaaaaagcagacaGATTTTTGCTGTTTACCTGTGTGATAGGTTTGGTAAGTGTTGGAGGAGCTGCGGATTTGGGCAGAACTGCTGCAGAAGTTGCAACTGCAGATCCGTTCCCAACTGTAGCAATGATCTGGCCCTGTGTGTTGAGGAGCAGCTGAGGAGTAACAGTCTGGACCTGTAGACCTTGTAGACCCTGTAGCCCCTGAAGCCCCTGCAGCCCCTGCAGCCCCTGCAGCCCCTGGAGACCCTGGAGACCCTGGAAGGGAAGGGTGGATGTCGCAGCCCCTCCAGCCAGAGAGGCTGGGTTCAACAACAGCGGAAGGGTTCCTATGAcctgttaatattttaatttaagagaaatacaaataaaaaaacatggatcTCTCTGTGATACATTTTCGCTTAGCAAACCCGCTTTCACAACATTCAGCAACCTGTCAAGAACGCCCCATTAGCAGTTCACTTGGAATTAAATTATGTCTTTCAAGATTAAACACTGCACCACTAACCCCAATGAGCTGCAATAATGGCAAGACTGAGCAATGTAACAGTTTGAGAGGACAAATCAGTTTTCACAGAAATTCTCTTATGCTCTACTGACTTGAAATATCACTGCTGATTGATGTTAAATAGAGGCTGGTGGTTTTATTCCAGACAACAGGAAGACAACACAAAAGCTTTTTGATTGTCCTTGGAGAGGGTTTGATAACCAATTAATATACATCAATAGGGAGAACATGTAAGATGTCTTTTGTGGTTAATGATACATTACAAGGgcaatgataatgttatttTCCTACTAAAAGATCCTCATATTTAAGCCATCTTTACGTACAATAGTAAAGAGAGCAAGGGCCATTGGGTGAAGGTCAACAAGAGAGATCCTAAGTCAAAACCAAATTCTCAAATATAACAAACTGATTAGCATTATCCTATGGTACCCACCTGTCCCTGGGCATTTGTGATGATCTGGCTGGTGATGCCAGCCATGTTGGACATGGCGTTGGTGATGATGGGAGTGGAGGTGAGGGAACTGAGGAACTGGGGCTGGGCTCCCAAAGAAGCAGCATTGATCTAAGtagaaaaaagacaacatgtgTTAGTGGTACACAAAACTAAACTGCATGACTCACACGATATGAACGGTACAGAAAGTATAAATCCTTAAAAGCAGCGTTCTTACAATGGCGGGATTGATGGAGAGTCCTGCAGTCTGAAGCGCTGCTAAAGATATGTTGGACTGGGAGACAGTAGTGGCAGCTGAGGTCGCCTGGGCTGCTGCCACCTGAGCAGCGGTAACCTGTGCATTGGTCACCTGTGTCTGCTGAGACGTCACCTGCACCGGTTGTATGGCTGTTTGAGGCTGGAACATCGTCTGTGCATTTGTCTGCAGCTGGGGCTGAACAGAGTTCAGGACCGTCGCAGCTGAGGAAGAATACAACCTGTTATTGTTCTGTAATAGGTAAGACTCACAGGCAAATTCTCAAAGAAAGGATTGCAgtataaatgttgcctttacaCCAAATAGGCAGAAcaacagcagagagaaaaagaaaaattacatttttagacCGGTAATTACAGGTCCTGATTTCCTAAATTTGTAAATCTAAACATGAgaggcagatttatgagaacacatacacagacagttTGTGTTTTACCTTGAAGGCCAGCAAAGGGTAGTTTAAGAAGGTTTCCAGCCGTGTTAGCCGCTGTGAGCCCAGGGAGAGTTGCTACATTGGTGGTAGGCAATGTGAGAACAGCAAGACCACCCTGGCCACCGATGGAGCCTGCCATGCTGAGGGGAATGAGCAACGGCTGCCCCAGTGATCCTGTCTGTGCCATCATACCAGTCATCAGAGTGGCCAAACTCTCCTGGGTCAGCACCTAATGTAGTTCAATAAAAGATTTGCTTTCCATCAACATTTGTCACTAGGATGAACAGAGTAATGGCTGACATTACACTTAAGTATCAGCATATGTTGTTCAAAATGCACCAATATAAAAACTTATTTTACAGAATGTAttttgcagaataaatatgtgaGGTGATTTAGAAATTTTGTCATCACCACATAGTTTGTCTAGCAGAGCGTTAAacgaacaaaatgtttttttgctctCTCACATATAGATGGCTATACAGCGTCAGCAAACGGACTGTAAGGTGTGGAACTACTTCTCCAAAGATGGTGATGTAGTTGACAATTAAAAACATTGTATGTACAAATGTATTCTACTGTAtagtcattttaaatattcttaAAGAAAAGTGACAGAAAGCCTGACAGTCATACTGGTGCAAAATAGGCACACAATCcacattccagctcaaaaattctgtgaaatttccttaaaatcaatatttgtctcaaaaaATCCATAATGGTTAGGCCAGTACACAACAGTGACCTTAATCCCTCTCAGAGCCATGATTGTTGGACGTAAAATAATATTCTAACAGGGTGAAGTACAAATAAGGTTCTACTAAagttcagaacatttttatgtcccttcattttaaattttaaatacatttcatgcAATTTGAAGGCCGGTGCACATCGAGCTCTCCCTGGTAACTAATGAGACAGCCAAACTATTGACTACAACATTATTTCTCTGATGACTTAAGATGGATATTGAAATGTTCTCAGTGTGTGAATTCCCAGTCATACCTGTGGACAGCCTTGTACAGTGATAGGCATGGCGGCCTGGGGCTGCGACAGGGACAAACTGACTGGAACAGCGGGAGTCAGCGTTTGGACAGCAGGGGCAGGAGCTTCCACAGACACCACCTGCTGCTCACCCAACACTGCAGGAACACAGCCAGGGTTGGTTCTTACTGACATTTGGAGTGAGTTTTCAAAGCTGTTATTAACATTTTAGTACAGCTGTGTCATGTAGGTATGAATAATAAGTAATATGCTATCCATCATTATCTAGTATGACTGTGATTTACCTACTCCCCCAGCGTTCTGGGGCACAGTGGGGCCATCCTGTGTGCTGCCAGCCTCGGGTTGCTCTGCAGGCCGAGCCACTCCCTCCTCAGCTTTGCCTTCACTCTTTATATCAGGTAGTGATGATGGCAGAGACGCATCCACCTCTACCTCTAGCACACGAATAGTCTCATGGCCAGACATCACAATGACCTGCAGAACAATTAGGAGTATAGGTGAAATAACTAATAGGCAAAACAAACTTTGTACACTATTCTACTTCTTTTGTTTGGGGTTCTATACAAatgtatagtaataataattgtgtTATTAGATTGTGAGACATTgagattaataaaacattttaatatggtAAAAGATGATCTAGCATCTGAAGGGTGACAAAAGGGACCTATAACAAAATTTTCGTTtttctctacctttaaaaattCCCCCTAAGATATATCTTATTTTGACTTAACCGATGATTCATGGTATGCAATAATGAAAGACCTCGAGGAGAGGCAGCGAGACAACCTGGGCTGGAGGACAAGGTGCAGAGAGACAAtgcaggaagagagaggaagatgcATACCTGGTTGTCTTTGGCAGGGAATTTCAAAGTGCAGGATTTAAATGGCTGAAAAAAGACTTCTGCAGTCAGACAGTGAATGGCTAAGGAGAACAGAGAAGCCGAGCACATGTTAGgacacaatgacccaaaacgaaacacacacaaaaaaagaggacaaaaatGAAAAGAGCATGAGTACACAAAAACAATGATACGAGCATCAGCCAACAAGCAGCTCAAGCAATGCTTTCCTCAAAGCTCCCCTTCTGAAGAGCATTGCTTTTGTTTGCTGACTATGTCTACACAGAACGTTACTACATAGAGAAAAACCACAAGTAATTATTAAGCATGGCAGTTCAAAGACTGGCAACCATCACAAGCATAGAGCAGCAGGTAGTATTAGGTGGTAAAACATAAAAGTGGGTCCTGATTTCAATTAATTTCTGTGGAAGTTAATCATTCCATTATGATATGGTATGTTGGCACATGGAGGGTGACAGCAGCATAGAACTTGAGGACAACATAAGTAATAAGGGTTTGGTAAACTCAGAGTGGTTATAGTGGGAAGAGAAGGCAGTTTATCGTGCTTTAACAGACAGGTGAGTGTTACCTGCTCATTGACAGTAAGTGGGGCATCTTTGGCAGGGGGATCCTGGGAGTTCATGGCTCGCTGCACCGCCACAGTCACTGTCGTCCTGACATTCTGGTTAAACAAACATCCATTGAACAAACTCTGAAAACTCTGATTTTTAATACTAGATCCACTACTGTTTTGTAGCCATTTcagaaacaataataaaatataagttTGCCTGTTAGCCCATAGTATCCGCACTTTAGGTGCAAATCCAAGTTAAAACAGAACCACATGCGGGgggctgtttttattcatggCTATTTCTGTCATTGCAGGACCAGACTATTTGGAGGGGCCTAAAAACAGGCCATGCTGTGTTAGACTTAAGCTGCAGAAAACGTGAAGAGACACGTTGATCATGGATATGAAGTGGTTACATTTTCATCgcagaacaaaaaaagattcaagaTGGTGCATTTCCTGCTGCAATGCCCTGTTAGAAATGAGATCTGTCAAAACTTCAGCGGGTGTTGATGAGCTCCCCACCCCCATCCTGCCCAATAAAAGTCTCGCCGCGTCGGCCACTTTGGAAGACAAGCACTAACCACTAAGTACAGGCGACAGAAATCATCTCGACCCGTGCCTAGAGACCGAATATTATGTATTTCCCTCTCTTtatcataaatatataaattatgctAATTACGAACATTGCATATTAACCAAAACTCATTTCCTCTCGCCATTTCGCTGCTATGCGCGAAGAGCGGGCTAGAAAAGACTCCGGTTATTATATTCAACTTACCGCGTAAATGCAGCTTATTTTCTGTAATCCCCGGCTTTTATAAAGGTCCTTGTCACAGTTTGTTTCAGTCACACATAATTAAAAATTCATCTCAGCTCCCAGACAGGCGCTGTGACTGCACACAAAAGAGGTATTTGCATTGATAAGGAGGGTTGCAATGTTAGGATCTCCTCTCTCTTAATATTTAATGACGATGCCCTTTCTGCAACAGTTCAGATAATCAAAAATCCTTGAGGTGTCTCACAAAATCCTATTTGAGCTGTAAAGTCGGACAAAATTGCCACAAAATTGGCCTTTTGCACTACGTCATGAACATAATTTATGCAAGGAAAAATCTTGCATTGAAAAATGTCTGCCTCGACTTGCGAGGTGCCATGGTGCTCTTAAAGGGGAAGTACCGCAAATAAAAGGCGAGTAGAAAGAAGCCTTGACACTgtcaaataatacattaaacacGAGCAGTCGATCAATACTGCTCGTTGTTTAGCCTTTTGATTACAAACAAGCTTCGTACTTCCATGAATCAATACAAAGTTGCTATTATATTTGCACTGTAGCGAGGGAATCCTTTGCTTTTATATTTATcctatattttgttatttagagCTGAATTAAATAGCTTTAATCAAGGACTTCCATCTGCTTAACTAATAACTTGACTATAACTGTGTAGTACTGACACACCtgctatgtgtttgtgtgtattttgttaAGTTGGTTAAATGAACACAAGCCATGTGCCATAAATATGATTATATtaaagagaaggcagacattcccaacactctgcaactcacaccaaaacaattaaGATAAAtggcactacaggtaagagtaaaaatatgtataacgCTGTGGCTTATTGGGACACTGAAATACACCAAAACaatcattaatgttattagtaacacctgtgctttttctAAGTTTGACAAGTCTAAATGTCTACTGCGATAAAACCCTGTTGTGCAATATCTATAATgagaaaaacagatacaaatcatggtgagacaaaaaaaatggccTATCTATACTTGGATTATATTCTTGTAATTGACTATTATCTAATGGCCAATGtcatactttattttgaaagtgtctacataagagtgacatgagcatgtcataaacatgaaatgggatgaacattaatgacactcatgatacttgtcatgtcatgtttctcacaggcttgtgtgactcttatgtagacaccttcaaaataaagtgttactatgtcttgcttaagtcacaaaggcatgttcaaaaattgcctaagtcatttatttctcttaagttacacaatttaaacagtgttattactatgtcaacagccatcctttgttacatcctttttgagtgaaatgatcaataaatgtcatatgttatacttttggtgaagttttttgtgtttcctgcaaaacttgaaaaaatgacttaggcgattattttaacagggtgaggaatataaatatatgtgtgtgtgtgtgtgtgtgtgtgtgtgtgtgtgtgtgtgtctatctatctatctatctgtctatctatctatctatctatctatctatctgtctgtctatctgtctgtctatctgtctgtctgtctgtctgtctgtctgtctgtttgtctgtctgtataTCTATATCTGTAAGGTTAACATTCTGTCAGTTTATCTAGTTAGTTAGCTAGCTTAGATATCTTTTGTTGAATTTCAGCCTGTATTCTGACATGAAACACATTGTCATCACGTCTGGCTGTGTATTTAACGATTATTTCTTCAAATACATTTATGTTTGTAACTATATACGGCTGACCTTTTACGCTGAGagcaattattttttctgtttccaaGAAGTCACCACTTCACCTTGATTCACTCTTGAGCTCTGCTCCGTTACTAACGGTAGGGGGCGCGCGCAGTTACGTAAACCACCGAGTGCGTCGAACCACAGATCGAGAACGACTGACGTCACCACTTCCACAACAACAAGAAGCTGAAAAACAAGGAAGTGGATATTGTGAAGCAGCCGTAACCTGTTATAAGGCCGTGACAAGAAGCGAAGAGCTCCGTTAAATCTGATATTCCCCAGCCTCCGGATCAGTTCAGAACAATGAACAACAAAGGTATTTCTCCACAACTCGCTTAGTTAATAAGTCAGCTGTCCGCTTTACGACGCTGGCGATATAAGAGATGAAGAGCTGTCGTTATGGCCATCTCAAGCGGACTTCACGTTCAGCTACGtacatgacaataaactgacGTTTTCTGGACAACTGTTTAGCACACACGTTGATTTTAGGCATCtagtttattaaaaaataatatagatgTAAATAATGAACGTCTAAATTTACTGTCACCTTATATCATCAAAGCATTAGTGGCCAGGTCACATCTTTTCAGTTAGCTAGCATCACTATAGATTTCAAAGGAAAAGCTAACATGATTTTCACTGTTTTGGTTTGCATACATGGGAATCCATCGTAAATCTGCATCCATAATTTCAATACTATTCCTTTCTTATTATGTTTATAcgtattttatatgtatatttataaatcttgttttatcttttttcctCGGCTAAATGCACATTGAACATACTCAGATATGTTGTTGCTACCAGGTCTTGAAGCGCCCACTTAAGATGTAGGCCtgaaactaacgattattttcattatcggtTTACTTGCCGATTATTTTCTTAGCTCTGTGTAgatgttgtaattttgtcttaaggcacttttttttctaaactttttATACCCtcttattggaaaaaaaaacattttcaaatgcattttatatataaatgtacttagttcaCAGATTTGTTGTGTAACGTTATTATGGAATGTATGGGAACCTTTTGAAAGAAAATTTCTTAGGgccctttttaatcttttttttttttttaatataatgcaATTTACTTATCCATCAATGGAGCACTGGAATTGACATCACCTTTCAACCAACAAGCAACGCCACATGTGCAAAATGTTTTGCGCTCCATATCTAAATATTAAGACATGTTCTGTTACTGCtgataatgtgatatttttgcTTCATCCTGGCAGCAAACATGACATCTTTGTCTTGTCATCTAACGCATATTTTGTGGTCAAGTACAGAGGATATTTGGCTGTTTCCTGAGAAACATTTAACTTAAAATTCTGATTTAGTgtgtcatcattttttttttaaagacactgcCACAAAAGAAACCCATCACTCACTCAGCCTGGGAATTCTGTGTCAGTCACTGTTGAGATTAAATGCTTAAATGTTGATTTGCAGGTTCATATCCACAGCAGGCTGTGTACCCTCAGCAGAGCTCTGCACCTGTATACCCTCCTGCTATGCAAATGTCTCCTCAGGCACCTCCTTACACAGACACACCACCTGCATATTCTGAGGTAAGTTACATTTATATGTCATATGATGTCACAAATACTCTCAGTGAACaattctttttaattatttttatcactGTGTCCGCAGATATACCAGCCCAGATATGTGCTTCCACATCCGGTGCCCGGTCAGGTGGCACAGATGTCCTCTCACTACCCTGGTGCTCAGATGTTTATGCCCATGCAGCCACACATGCCTGTTGGGCAAATGGGCCAGAATGTCCCCATGGCATACTATCCCATGGGGGCCGTGTACCCCCATGGTTCAACAGTGATGGTGGACAGCGGCTTTGATGCTGGTGCTCGCTTCACAGCAGGCAGCGGTGTTTCCATCCCAGTGAGTGTCCCGCTAGTTTGGTTATTTTAAGGTGCAGAGTGGAAGATTTAGGGGGTTCTATTGGAGGAAATAGAAAACAATATTAGTAATAATTATAGGGGATGCACCAATTGATGGAATTCTTTCAAGGAATTCTGATAACCATTAATTACCTGCTTGTCATGGCTGACACCAATACAATAATCgatcatttcacatttttgtatcttaaaaacaacttaattACCCTTTTTACGTAGTGTAAGACAGATTAGTATATAGTGACCAAAGATGAATGGTTTAGTATTCAATATCTCTGACCTAATCAGATCTAACGGACTAATCACTATTGTTAaaccaacaaaaacaatcatcagTTCTGACTTTTCAAATGTCCATTTATTCTTTTCTTGTAAAACCTCCACGGACAAATTGGCTTTTAAAGAGGATTTTGCCTATGAATTCAAGTAGAATACTTTGACTTTGTACTCATAACAGtttcattattataaataatacacATTTCTCATTATTGGCTAAATTATTTAACCGTACGTTGTGCATCCCTATAATAATGTTTCTATTAGTATATGATCACCTGAAACCaataactgttgtttttttaattagattGGAATGAGCCCTTAATATCTATATAGGGAGCCGGTCTTTTTCTACACAGTCGACCATGTTGCACCGCCATATTTCTACTATAGCCCAAAATGGACAAaccaaacactttaaatatagATGTAGTCTCAGTGATGTCATCCATCACTCAGGTCTCTAAGGGGCCAAAATGATGCTCAAAGTGGGTGGCTCGCACAGCTCTGGCTGCTGAGGCGAACTGAATGCAGCTGAATGAGGGCATCCACTTGTAACttaaatttataaataaataaattaaaatgagtaACGTCAATGAGGATTGCCTCCCTTtagagccagcctcaagtggacAGTGGAGGGATTGCAGTTTTTGGGACTTCCGCATTGGCCTAATGCAGGCATGTCCAAATTATTCCACagagggccgtgtggctgcaggttttcgttccaaccaagcagcagcacaccagacttgactcagttaat encodes:
- the dazap2 gene encoding DAZ-associated protein 2, which gives rise to MNNKGSYPQQAVYPQQSSAPVYPPAMQMSPQAPPYTDTPPAYSEIYQPRYVLPHPVPGQVAQMSSHYPGAQMFMPMQPHMPVGQMGQNVPMAYYPMGAVYPHGSTVMVDSGFDAGARFTAGSGVSIPPPPPGHPPNAAQLAAMQGANVVMTQRKNNFFLGGSNGGYTIW